One segment of Physeter macrocephalus isolate SW-GA chromosome 3, ASM283717v5, whole genome shotgun sequence DNA contains the following:
- the SZRD1 gene encoding SUZ RNA-binding domain-containing, producing MSEEQEIDRRLEKKLKITQKERKSKSPPKVPIVIQDDSLPTGPPPQIRILKRPTSNGVVSSPNSTSRPALPVKSLAQREAEYAEARKRILGSASPEEEQEKPILDRPTRISQPEDSRQPNNVIRQPLGPDGSQGFKQRR from the exons ATGTCTGAGGAGCAG gaaaTAGACAGACGGttggaaaaaaaactgaagatcACACAAAAGGAGAG GAAATCCAAATCTCCTCCCAAAGTGCCCATTGTGATTCAGGACGATAGCCTTCCCACGGGGCCCCCTCCACAGATTCGCATCCTCAAGAGGCCCACCAGCAACGGTGTGGTCAGCAGCCCCAACtccaccagcaggccagcccTTCCCGTCAAGTCCCTAGCGCAGCGGGAGGCAGAGTACGCGGAGGCCCGGAAGCGGATCCTGGGCAGCGCCAGCCCTGAGGAGGAGCAAGAGAAACCTATCCTCGACCG GCCAACCAGGATCTCCCAACCCGAAGACAGCAGGCAGCCTAACAATGTGATCAGACAGCCTTTGGGTCCTGATGGGTCACAAGGCTTCAAACAGCGCAGATAA